The genome window ATGAAAAATGAATTATTTGTGAAGAAAAAGGAAAGTTATCCGTCTACAGAAACAACTTCATTAATGATTGCTGAAGAATTTATAATTTTATCAACATTACTTTTTATAGCAAGCGAGTTTAGGATGTATGAAATAGTTCTGTCATTATTTATTGTATATATTGCACATTTAGTACCTCATATATATGATGCGCTTAGATATAGAAAGTTTTCCCCAGGAAGTCGGACATCTTTTATAATTTTCCCTTTAGGAATTTTAATAATCTGGAATGTTATTTTAAATAAAGAAATTAATTTT of Leptotrichia hongkongensis contains these proteins:
- a CDS encoding HXXEE domain-containing protein yields the protein MEIYKLSFITIVLFMIHEFEEIIFIKKFIEKNKVLKNMKNELFVKKKESYPSTETTSLMIAEEFIILSTLLFIASEFRMYEIVLSLFIVYIAHLVPHIYDALRYRKFSPGSRTSFIIFPLGILIIWNVILNKEINFVIFILCVIIIGFLMILNLMFLHKISKKIDKYLWK